From the unidentified bacterial endosymbiont genome, one window contains:
- a CDS encoding peptidoglycan glycosyltransferase FtsI yields MKSAAKTLKPKRQEEQANFVSWRFALLCGCILLALGFLLGRVAWLQIIAPDMLVRQGDMRSLRVQEVSTSRGMITDRSGRPLAVSVPVKAIWADPKELHDAGGITLDNRWKALSDALKMPLDQLASRVNANPKGRFIYLARQVNPDMADYIRKLKLPGIHLREESRRYYPSGEVTAHLIGFTNVDSQGIEGVEKSFDKWLTGQPGERIVRKDRYGRVIEDISSTDSQAAHNLALSIDERLQALVYRELNNAVAFNKAESGSAVLVDVATGEVLAMASSPSYNPNNFAGTAKDAMRNRSITDVFEPGSTVKPMVVMTALQRGIVNESTVLNTIPYRINGHEIKDVARYSELTLTGVLQKSSNVGVSKLALAMPSSALVETYSRFGLGKATNLGLVGERSGLYPQKQRWSDIERATFSFGYGLMVTPLQLARVYATIGSYGIYRPLSITKVDPPVPGERVFPESIVRTVVHMMESVALPGGGGVKAAIKGYRIAIKTGTAKKVGPDGRYINKYIAYTAGVAPASNPRFALVVVINDPQAGKYYGGAVSAPVFGAIMGGVLRTMNIEPDALATGDKSEFVTNQGEGTGGRS; encoded by the coding sequence ATGAAATCAGCGGCAAAGACGCTAAAACCAAAACGTCAGGAAGAACAGGCCAACTTTGTCAGTTGGCGTTTTGCGTTGCTTTGCGGCTGCATTTTACTGGCACTGGGTTTTCTGCTGGGTCGCGTGGCGTGGTTACAGATTATCGCGCCTGACATGCTGGTCCGTCAGGGGGACATGCGCTCCCTGCGCGTGCAGGAAGTCTCGACATCGCGCGGTATGATCACCGACCGCTCTGGTCGCCCGCTGGCGGTAAGCGTGCCGGTTAAGGCCATCTGGGCCGATCCGAAAGAGCTGCACGATGCTGGCGGCATCACGCTCGATAATCGCTGGAAAGCGCTCTCGGATGCCCTGAAGATGCCGCTGGATCAGCTGGCATCCCGCGTCAATGCGAACCCGAAAGGGCGCTTTATCTATCTGGCGCGCCAGGTTAACCCTGATATGGCAGACTATATTCGCAAACTGAAACTGCCGGGTATCCATCTGCGTGAGGAGTCTCGTCGTTATTATCCATCAGGCGAAGTAACCGCTCACCTCATCGGCTTTACCAACGTCGATAGCCAGGGTATCGAGGGGGTAGAGAAAAGCTTTGATAAATGGCTGACCGGCCAGCCGGGCGAACGTATCGTGCGTAAAGACCGCTACGGTCGCGTTATCGAAGATATCTCGTCAACCGACAGTCAGGCGGCGCACAACCTGGCCCTGAGCATTGATGAACGTCTTCAGGCGCTGGTCTACCGCGAGTTGAATAACGCTGTCGCCTTCAACAAAGCAGAGTCCGGCAGCGCTGTGCTGGTGGATGTCGCCACGGGCGAGGTGTTGGCGATGGCCAGCAGTCCGTCTTATAACCCCAATAATTTCGCCGGCACCGCAAAAGATGCGATGCGTAACCGTTCAATCACCGACGTGTTTGAACCCGGTTCCACCGTAAAACCGATGGTGGTGATGACAGCGCTCCAGCGCGGCATCGTTAATGAAAGTACCGTTCTGAATACCATTCCTTACCGCATTAACGGCCATGAAATTAAAGATGTGGCACGTTACAGCGAACTGACCCTCACCGGGGTCTTACAGAAGTCGAGTAACGTCGGTGTGTCTAAGCTGGCGTTAGCGATGCCGTCCTCAGCGTTAGTAGAGACTTACTCACGTTTTGGGCTGGGAAAAGCGACCAATTTGGGGTTGGTCGGGGAACGCAGTGGCTTATATCCTCAAAAACAACGGTGGTCTGACATAGAGAGGGCCACCTTCTCTTTCGGCTATGGGCTAATGGTAACGCCATTACAGTTAGCGCGAGTCTACGCAACGATTGGCAGCTATGGCATCTACCGCCCGCTGTCGATTACCAAAGTTGATCCCCCGGTTCCGGGCGAGCGGGTGTTCCCGGAATCCATTGTGCGTACCGTTGTGCACATGATGGAGAGCGTGGCGCTGCCTGGCGGCGGCGGCGTGAAAGCCGCGATCAAAGGTTATCGTATCGCCATCAAAACCGGTACGGCGAAAAAAGTGGGGCCAGACGGCCGCTACATCAATAAATACATTGCCTACACCGCAGGCGTCGCGCCTGCAAGCAATCCGCGTTTTGCGCTGGTGGTCGTCATCAACGATCCACAGGCGGGTAAATATTACGGCGGCGCCGTCTCCGCGCCTGTTTTCGGCGCAATCATGGGCGGCGTGTTGCGCACCATGAACATTGAACCGGATGCGCTGGCGACGGGCGATAAAAGTGAATTTGTAACTAATCAAGGCGAGGGTACAGGTGGCAGATCGTAA